A single Cannabis sativa cultivar Pink pepper isolate KNU-18-1 chromosome 7, ASM2916894v1, whole genome shotgun sequence DNA region contains:
- the LOC133029135 gene encoding uncharacterized protein LOC133029135: MVNMVESLASELAKSIQYNDTMIEKLKSLIDDDDYDQCHKHREILKVKFNQLLIQCFSPSYAHEFNFKILNRLNKFTLFLLETKFKDMKEQEHDLMLELNNFGINNDDDSVLRSLTRKLKLIKHYYLSKQVLFLLLLPIEASFDDSLELRVKNKKKTMFGLRNRIRELMIERRNEIVKAQSQQGNNKFSFIELVSLDLDQEDEFITLCMIHSVIIEIGDRLCSNLCDLMFVVSENLLLYGKWNVLKQVLKSLMQQHHQEKHTNVIKRILFVIGKAEKELKQIFEPFEDNSDDDDNGFSDDDERKIDQAFDMILRIILCLDSIIRYPSLSISSKLEMKKDLKCVMNGVNECKKELGKIRLEVCGLKKHFVTEKTKDEVLMQEYQTTMRVWIG, encoded by the exons ATGGTGAATATGGTAGAATCATTAGCAAGTGAATTGGCTAAGTCAATTCAATACAATGACACAATGATTGAGAAGCTCAAGTCTTtgattgatgatgatgattatgaTCAATGTCATAAACATCGAGAAATTTTGAAAGTAAAGTTTAATCAGTTACTTATTCAGTGCTTTTCTCCATCGTATGCACATGAATTCAATTTCAAGATTTTAAATAGACTCAATAAGttcactctttttcttttggagACAAAATTCAAAGACATGAAAGAACAAGAACATGACTTGATGTTGGAGCTTAACAATTTCGGAATTAATAATGATGATGATTCGGTTTTGAGATCATTGACAAGAAAGCTTAAACTTATCAAGCACTATTATCTTTCAAAACAAgtactctttcttcttcttcttccaatTGAAGCTTCTTTTGATGATTCGTTAGAGTTGAGAgtgaaaaataagaagaagactATGTTCGGATTGAGGAATAGGATTCGAGAATTGATGATCGAAAGGCGAAATGAGATTGTTAAGGCTCAATCACAACAAGGTAATAATAAATTCTCTTTCATTGAGTTGGTTTCTCTTGATCTTGATCAAGAAGATGAATTTATAACACTTTGTATGATTCATAGTGTTATAATTGAGATCGGGGATCGCCTTTGTTCAAATCTTTGCGATCTTATGTTTGTTGTTTCGGAAAATTTATTACTTTATGGAAAATGGAATGTGTTGAAACAAGTACTCAAATCGCTAATGCAACAACATCATCAAGAGAAGCATACTAATGTCATCAAAAGGATTCTTTTTGTGATTGGAAAAGCCGAAAAAGAGCTTAAACAGATTTTCGAGCCTTTCGAAGATAatagtgatgatgatgataatggtTTCAGTGATGATGATGAGAGAAAGATTGATCAAGCATTTGACATGATCTTGAGGATAATTCTGTGTTTGGATTCAATTATAAGGTATCCGAGTTTGTCTATATCATCGAAACTCGAGATGAAGAAAGATCTAAAATGTGTTATGAATGGTGTTAATGAATGTAAGAAGGAATTGGGTAAGATTAGATTAGAAGTTTGTGGTTTGAAGAAACATTTTGTAACTGAAAAGACAAAAGATGAAGTGTTGATGCAAGAATATCAAACAACAATGAGAGTTTGGATTG GTTAA
- the LOC115697282 gene encoding large ribosomal subunit protein eL20y isoform X1: protein MVTFRFHQYQVVGRALPTESDDHPKIYRMKLWATNEVRAKSKFWYFLRKLKKVKKSNGQVLAINEIFEKNPTTIKNFGIWLRYQSRTGYHNMYKEYRDTTLNGAVEQMYTEMASRHRVRFPCIQIIKTATIPAKLCKREITKQFHNSKIKFPLVFKKVRPPTRKLKTTYKATRPNLFM, encoded by the exons ATGGTGACTTTCAGG TTTCATCAGTACCAGGTTGTGGGAAGGGCTCTCCCTACTGAGTCAGATGACCATCCTAAGATTTACAGGATGAAGCTTTGGGCCACCAATGAAGTCCGTGCCAAGTCCAAGTTTTG GTATTttttgaggaagttgaagaaagttAAGAAGAGCAATGGACAGGTTCTTGCTATCAATGAG ATCTTTGAGAAGAATCCTACAACAATCAAGAACTTCGGTATCTGGTTGAGGTATCAAAGTCGAACTGGTTATCACAACATGTACAAGGAGTACCGTGACACCACACTTAACGGAGCTGTGGAACAGATGTACACCGAGATGGCTTCTCGTCATAGGGTCAGGTTTCCTTGCATCCAAATCATCAAGACTGCAACTATCCCTGCTAAGCTTTGCAAGAGAGAAATCACCAAGCAATTCCACAACTCGAAAATCAAGTTCCCATTGGTCTTCAAGAAGGTTAGGCCACCAACCAGGAAGTTGAAGACCACATACAAAGCAACAAGGCCCAACTTGTTCATGTAA
- the LOC115698171 gene encoding large ribosomal subunit protein uL6m: MEAKFFRFLKIVGVGYKARAESEGRLLLLKLGYSHEVELTVPPAVRVFCFKNNVVCCTGIDKQRVHQFAATVRSCKPPEVYKGKGIMYIDEVIKKKQGKKSK; this comes from the coding sequence atggAAGCGAAATTCTTTAGGTTTTTGAAGATTGTAGGTGTTGGGTACAAAGCTAGAGCAGAATCAGAAGGAAGACTTTTGTTGCTGAAATTGGGTTACAGTCATGAGGTTGAATTGACTGTTCCCCCTGCTGTTCGGGTTTTTTGCTTCAAAAACAATGTCGTTTGCTGCACCGGGATTGACAAGCAAAGGGTACACCAGTTTGCAGCCACTGTCCGTAGCTGTAAGCCTCCTGAAGTTTACAAAGGCAAAGGTATAATGTACATTGATGAAGTTATTAAAAAGAAACAAGGAAAGAAGTCTAAGTAG